The following are encoded together in the Hoplias malabaricus isolate fHopMal1 chromosome 3, fHopMal1.hap1, whole genome shotgun sequence genome:
- the LOC136692076 gene encoding membrane-spanning 4-domains subfamily A member 15-like isoform X2: MSAPAVPLTHTGPGYTAVNHMVSLDSATAQTRQNPPSYNPLQRFLRREPKALGTFQIMTGLITVLLGIVLITHNNPLIIIFSGIFLWGSSLYITAGALAVSVNNKSTTCHVLGDGILGVLLVFTAVQLIVSICISAFACKVCCCNKQMVNVTVVANPGGYNSVVNPFPQQPAPSNQQWVYTASGASTSCPPMGNLPMGNPPMYSPQDFSEVKSQLYN; encoded by the exons ATGTCCGCCCCTGCTGTACCCCTCACCCACACTGGGCCTGGCTACACCGCCGTGAACCACATGGTCTCCCTAGACTCAGCAACAGCTCAAACCAGACAAAACCCACCCAGTTACAACCCCCTGCAGCGCTTCCTCAGAAGGGAACCCAAAGCTTTAGGG ACCTTCCAAATAATGACTGGTCTCATCACAGTCTTATTGGGAATTGTACTAATAACCCACAATAATCCTCTTATCATTATCTTCAGTGGGATTTTCTTATGGGGCTCTTCGTTG tACATCACCGCTGGTGCTCTGGCTGTTTCAGTAAACAACAAGTCAACTACATGCCAT GTCTTGGGCGATGGGATTCTGGGAGTTCTGCTGGTTTTCACTGCTGTTCAGTTGATCGTCTCCATCTGCATCTCTGCGTTTGCATGTAAAGTCTGCTGTTGCAACAAACAAATG GTGAATGTGACTGTGGTTGCAAACCCTGGAGGATACAACTCAGTGGTTAATCCTTTCCCTCAACAACCTGCCCCCAGCAACCAACAG TGGGTGTACACAGCAAGCGGTGCCTCTACGAGCTGTCCTCCAATGGGAAATCTTCCAATGGGAAATCCTCCAATGTACAGTCCTCAAGACTTCAGTGAGGTCAAAAGCCAACTGTACAACTGA
- the LOC136692076 gene encoding membrane-spanning 4-domains subfamily A member 5-like isoform X1 — protein sequence MSAPAVPLTHTGPGYTAVNHMVSLDSATAQTRQNPPSYNPLQRFLRREPKALGTFQIMTGLITVLLGIVLITHNNPLIIIFSGIFLWGSSLYITAGALAVSVNNKSTTCHVIGCLVMNVLSAIAAGIAIIFLSLDIVYWHRRSCGFQHGQYDTYNPFQRDCLSMVLGDGILGVLLVFTAVQLIVSICISAFACKVCCCNKQMVNVTVVANPGGYNSVVNPFPQQPAPSNQQWVYTASGASTSCPPMGNLPMGNPPMYSPQDFSEVKSQLYN from the exons ATGTCCGCCCCTGCTGTACCCCTCACCCACACTGGGCCTGGCTACACCGCCGTGAACCACATGGTCTCCCTAGACTCAGCAACAGCTCAAACCAGACAAAACCCACCCAGTTACAACCCCCTGCAGCGCTTCCTCAGAAGGGAACCCAAAGCTTTAGGG ACCTTCCAAATAATGACTGGTCTCATCACAGTCTTATTGGGAATTGTACTAATAACCCACAATAATCCTCTTATCATTATCTTCAGTGGGATTTTCTTATGGGGCTCTTCGTTG tACATCACCGCTGGTGCTCTGGCTGTTTCAGTAAACAACAAGTCAACTACATGCCAT GTGATAGGCTGTCTGGTGATGAATGTGTTGAGCGCCATCGCAGCAGGAATAGCCATTATTTTCCTGTCTTTGGATATAGTTTATTGGCACCGTCGTTCCTGTGGATTCCAGCATGGCCAGTATGATACATATAATCCATTTCAGCGCGACTGTTTATCTATG GTCTTGGGCGATGGGATTCTGGGAGTTCTGCTGGTTTTCACTGCTGTTCAGTTGATCGTCTCCATCTGCATCTCTGCGTTTGCATGTAAAGTCTGCTGTTGCAACAAACAAATG GTGAATGTGACTGTGGTTGCAAACCCTGGAGGATACAACTCAGTGGTTAATCCTTTCCCTCAACAACCTGCCCCCAGCAACCAACAG TGGGTGTACACAGCAAGCGGTGCCTCTACGAGCTGTCCTCCAATGGGAAATCTTCCAATGGGAAATCCTCCAATGTACAGTCCTCAAGACTTCAGTGAGGTCAAAAGCCAACTGTACAACTGA